Proteins encoded in a region of the Dreissena polymorpha isolate Duluth1 chromosome 6, UMN_Dpol_1.0, whole genome shotgun sequence genome:
- the LOC127836219 gene encoding thiamin pyrophosphokinase 1-like isoform X2 translates to MSETHWKLLNILCSENETAYALIVLNQPLVDCASGIFNTLWDKASFKAATDGATNHLFDMGSPVGRLRPDIIAGDFDSVRKDVLEWYKQQGVEIVCTPDQDNTDFTKCLKIVLEKFQKKKLDCIIAFGAFGGRLDHMFANIDTLYRANQWAPNTPVYLMDNHNISCLLQKGCHHLDVGSSHEGDSCGLIPVSEPCDCVTTTGLKWNLYKGRLKFGELISTSNTWSGENLVTVETDKPLLWTMNIKHSLTE, encoded by the exons ATGTCAGAGACACACTGGAAATTGTTGAACATTTTGTGTTCAGAAAATG aaacagcTTACGCCTTAATTGTGCTCAACCAACCTCTTGTAGATTGTGCAAGTGGCATTTTTAACACACTTTGGGATAAAG CTTCCTTCAAGGCGGCTACAGATGGGGCCACCAACCATTTGTTTGACATGGGCTCTCCTGTTGGCAGACTTAGGCCCGATATCATTGCTGGAGACTTTGACTCAGTCAGAAAAGATGTATTAGAGTGGTACAAACAACAA GGTGTGGAAATTGTTTGTACTCCTGATCAAGACAATACAGACTTCACCAAGTGCTTGAAGATAGTTCTGGAGAAGTTCCAGAAGAAAAAG CTAGACTGTATAATTGCCTTCGGAGCATTCGGGGGTCGACTGGATCATATGTTTGCCAACATAGACACTCTCTACAGGGCCAATCAGTGGGCACCGAATACACCTGTGTATTTAATGGATAACCATAACATATCGTGTCTTTTGCAAAAG GGTTGCCACCATCTGGACGTTGGTTCGAGCCATGAAGGCGACTCATGTGGACTGATACCTGTCAGTGAGCCCTGCGACTGTGTCACCACCACTGGCCTTAAGTGGAACTTGT ACAAAGGCAGGCTGAAGTTCGGCGAGCTCATCAGCACTTCAAACACTTGGAGCGGGGAGAACTTGGTTACCGTGGAAACGGATAAGCCCTTGTTGTGGACGATGAATATCAAACATAGCCTAACAGAATGA
- the LOC127836219 gene encoding thiamin pyrophosphokinase 1-like isoform X1 has product MLPITACTASTVDIFKTVVTLPVVLQLEIILMSETHWKLLNILCSENETAYALIVLNQPLVDCASGIFNTLWDKASFKAATDGATNHLFDMGSPVGRLRPDIIAGDFDSVRKDVLEWYKQQGVEIVCTPDQDNTDFTKCLKIVLEKFQKKKLDCIIAFGAFGGRLDHMFANIDTLYRANQWAPNTPVYLMDNHNISCLLQKGCHHLDVGSSHEGDSCGLIPVSEPCDCVTTTGLKWNLYKGRLKFGELISTSNTWSGENLVTVETDKPLLWTMNIKHSLTE; this is encoded by the exons ATGTTGCCTATCACCGCCTGTACAGCAAGCACAGTTGACATCTTCAAAACAGTTGTCACTTTGCCTGTTGTGCTGCAG TTGGAAATCATCCTGATGTCAGAGACACACTGGAAATTGTTGAACATTTTGTGTTCAGAAAATG aaacagcTTACGCCTTAATTGTGCTCAACCAACCTCTTGTAGATTGTGCAAGTGGCATTTTTAACACACTTTGGGATAAAG CTTCCTTCAAGGCGGCTACAGATGGGGCCACCAACCATTTGTTTGACATGGGCTCTCCTGTTGGCAGACTTAGGCCCGATATCATTGCTGGAGACTTTGACTCAGTCAGAAAAGATGTATTAGAGTGGTACAAACAACAA GGTGTGGAAATTGTTTGTACTCCTGATCAAGACAATACAGACTTCACCAAGTGCTTGAAGATAGTTCTGGAGAAGTTCCAGAAGAAAAAG CTAGACTGTATAATTGCCTTCGGAGCATTCGGGGGTCGACTGGATCATATGTTTGCCAACATAGACACTCTCTACAGGGCCAATCAGTGGGCACCGAATACACCTGTGTATTTAATGGATAACCATAACATATCGTGTCTTTTGCAAAAG GGTTGCCACCATCTGGACGTTGGTTCGAGCCATGAAGGCGACTCATGTGGACTGATACCTGTCAGTGAGCCCTGCGACTGTGTCACCACCACTGGCCTTAAGTGGAACTTGT ACAAAGGCAGGCTGAAGTTCGGCGAGCTCATCAGCACTTCAAACACTTGGAGCGGGGAGAACTTGGTTACCGTGGAAACGGATAAGCCCTTGTTGTGGACGATGAATATCAAACATAGCCTAACAGAATGA